In Notamacropus eugenii isolate mMacEug1 chromosome 1, mMacEug1.pri_v2, whole genome shotgun sequence, one genomic interval encodes:
- the TTC32 gene encoding tetratricopeptide repeat protein 32, with product MEGQPPGGNEGPLAEAHAHFLRGEHDEAEALYSAYIRQCACADRGACTDPSCTLQDLATAYNKRGQIKYLRVDFYEAVEDYTAAIRALPRFEVPYYNRGLVFYRMGQFDEAFEDFTRVLDLNPGFQDAALSLKQTILDKEEKQKRSDEKFRQN from the coding sequence ATGGAGGGGCAGCCGCCCGGAGGCAACGAGGGGCCCTTGGCCGAGGCCCACGCGCACTTCCTGAGGGGTGAACACGACGAGGCCGAGGCGCTCTATTCGGCCTACATTCGTCAGTGCGCCTGCGCAGACAGGGGAGCGTGCACCGACCCTAGCTGCACCCTCCAGGACCTGGCCACTGCCTACAACAAAAGAGGTCAGATCAAGTATCTTCGGGTGGACTTCTACGAAGCTGTGGAAGACTACACGGCGGCCATCCGAGCCCTGCCCCGCTTCGAGGTCCCCTACTACAACCGAGGCTTGGTGTTCTACAGAATGGGACAGTTTGATGAGGCTTTCGAAGATTTCACCCGAGTGTTGGACTTGAATCCTGGCTTTCAAGATGCTGCGCTGAGCTTAAAACAGACTATTTTAgacaaagaagagaaacaaaagagaagtGATGAGAAATTCCGCCAGAATTAA